From Hydra vulgaris chromosome 15, alternate assembly HydraT2T_AEP, one genomic window encodes:
- the LOC136092211 gene encoding uncharacterized protein LOC136092211 yields MNLVQSFIAFARGSSKRLACFNKFRWILRKPSIISVTRNCSAIINCLEDFENHSYNSAKNKSEAAGYLESFCKFDTLFKLEILHMIFTIIGDAKTALQGMQPNFCKARNTINTLKKVLKEARGDTRFKVLWETGVVAPECSLIEKPEMPRRRKITSKFTESGVPYFGSSRFETGLANCFEPTGTTEHLANVGKFLIGQCLEVGFVEAFYKDDFEDYGRLQLHRDILVDHVKVKSIQQVDFESVLNELVDHDGVLSQLIPLIPEFVKLVKILLCMPVTFCTCEHFFSCLRRLKTYLGSTMSQERLSHLAILDCHCDIAYTLDLDYLIDEFIMRASIRMNTFYLRK; encoded by the exons ATGAATTTAGTGCAATCATTCATCGCATTTGCCCGTGGATCTTCAAAACGATTGGCATGTTTCAATAAATTTCGATGGATCCTAAGAAAACCGTCCATTATATCTGTTACGAGAAACTGTTCTGCCATTATCAACTGCTTAGAGGATTTTGAAAATCATTCTTATAATTCAGCCAAAAATAAGTCAGAAGCAGCGGGTTACCTGGAATCTTTTTGTAAGTTTGACACACTTTTCAAATTGGAAATTTTGCACATGATCTTCACGATAATCGGGGATGCTAAAACAGCACTCCAag GCATGCAGCCTAATTTTTGCAAAGCAAGAAATACCATCAACACGCTTAAGAAGGTGTTAAAAGAAGCCCGGGGTGATACTCGCTTCAAAGTCTTATGGGAAACAGGCGTTGTAGCACCAGAATGTAGTTTAATTGAAAAACCAGAGATGCCGCGGAGACGTAAAATTACATCAAAATTTACTGAAAGTGGAGTTCCATACTTTGGTTCCAGTCGGTTCGAAACGGGACTTGCGAACTGTTTCGAACCGACTGGGACCACTGAGCATTTAGCAAATGTAGGAAAATTTCTCATTGGTCAGTGCTTGGAAGTTGGATTCGTTGAGGCTTTTTACAAAGATGACTTTGAAGATTATGGAAGGCTACAACTCCATCGCGATATACTTGTGGATCATGTAAAAGTCAAGAGTATTCAACAAGTTGATTTTGAATCAGTTTTGAATGAGCTTGTAGACCATGATGGTGTTCTATCTCAATTAATTCCACTGATTCCCGAGTTTGTGAAGTTAGTAAAGATTTTACTGTGTATGCCTGTCACCTTTTGTACGTGTGAGCACTTTTTTTCTTGTCTTCGTAGGCTAAAGACTTATTTGGGTTCTACAATGTCTCAGGAGCGATTGAGTCATCTTGCTATTTTAGATTGCCATTGCGATATTGCCTACACTCTTGATCTTGATTATTTGATCGATGAGTTTATAATGCGTGCCTCCATACGCATGAACACATTTtacttaagaaaataa